The genomic stretch TTCAAATGATATATAGTATATACAATAGTTACAACATTTATggctaataattataaattaaggaGAATAAATTTATTATCAACTTGTCTCTAATTTGTCTATCCTATTTCAGAAAAGATGATAAATATAATTAGACTATTATTTATTGATTGACATTCCCCTCAAATTGATGTAGCTGATTAACGGGCATCAATTTGCTAATAAGAAACGGATGATGTGGGCGGGGGGACACACTTGGTAAGAATATTTGTTACTTGAAACTTAGTACTAATGTGAGGAAGTGATATAATTTGGTCACCCATAGGTGTCTGAATTAAATGGAAATCAACTTTGATGTGTTGAGTGCGTTCATGAAAAGCGAAATTTGCAACGAGTTGGATGACACTTGTATTGAATATGTTGTTTATCACGTCTTTTACCTCTACTTTGAGTACCATATCCAACCGTCACATGTCCGACAGTATCATGAGACATGGTTCTTTAATCTATGAGAGATTGTTCCTACCTAAGAAGTTCAATAACACATGTATCCAAACAAGCAACACTGTTCCTATTTTGTTCCTATTCAGCAAAGTACCTCTAACAAcctcaaattttttataaaattttgtgaGAAATTGATTCAACCTACTAGGGTTGTAGACTTCTCAAAGTGTTTTGtccataaatatttaaaaaccataaaaaaaatttaaaaaacagaATAATATTCTGAACGGTAAGGTTAACTTGTTTATAATTGTCTATCtctaatttcaattaaaattttttgAGTGCATTATCctagttgtaaaaaaaattagcGATTGAAAACGAACGCAAACGTAAATTATTGATCATATGAGGATTAAAAGTACCGATAATTCAAATGATAATTTGAGCAACTTAAGTTTCTTAGACATTCAACACTAAAGATGAATTAAAACTAAGTTGGacattttaactttttatttcaaTCCATATGGTATAAAACCAAATTAGAAACTGAATTTCATGAGTGAAAAAACTAAGTTACTACAATTCGAAGGTGTCAATCAAAAAATAATACCAGTGTAATCATCTTTACCACATTTAACACACTCTTAAATGAAGTCACACTCTAGCCATCTTCAAACCTTCCCACACTCTACATAACTCTGCCAGTATGCACTACACACTATGAACATGAAATCCTTGTATGACAAAATTCAATGTAAAGTGAAGAAAATTACTATATATGAGAGATCAAAAACATTATGATTGAACAGAACTATTCAATATATCTCTTATCTTCTAATCTATATTTTTACATGTGTATAATACTATAATTTGTGTATCCATTCCTAAATTCTAAATTTACAAAAGGGTATAGAAACCAACTTATAGTTTCAATGCTTAGTCTCATCATACAAGAATGAGATGATCACCCTCTCTTATCAAGCATATGTCTTCAACTTCAGCTCCATCTTCAGTCAGAATTTTAGTGGGAGAGTAGTTAAACTTTTCAGCACCAATAAGTAGCAACTCTTGAAGCGATTTAGGTAGAAAAACAAGCCGTTTAGGATATTCACTTTTTCCTTGACAACTAATCATTACTCTAGTTGGTAATTCAGTCACAGTTGGAGCAGTAGTAGTAGTTGTAGTGCGACTATTTTCAGATGTAGGAGAATCAATTTTTTctagcaaagaaaaaagaagcaaaactcattcactttttcaaaatcaaatatatGCACGGCAATCAATGTAATAAAGTTTATGTGAATAGTGGTATACGATGTCTTTACGGTGTCAACAAATTGTGTCTTAGAATAATATAGCTAGTAATCATATAAactaaaatcatcaattcatttgaATTTGGAACTTGGAAGATAACGGCATATAAGAAATTACCTTGACTGGGAACTGAAACCATTCCAGAAAAGGAATTTCGGAAAGGGGTAACCCTTCTTCTCTGATGATTATCCAACCATTTCAACTCTTGAATAGGTGGCAAGCTACGACTTTGAGGTGTAGCTGGTAGATAAGAGTCGCTTTGAGACTTTCCAATACAAGATCCTTCATTATTATTTGGCATCGGAGGAATAGCACGGGGCGCTTTgtcatctttttcaatttttttaaagatattttgTATTTCTTCATGACATTGATGATCTGCATAAGCTCTTGCAGTCCAACCAAAACTATCTTGCAGATCAATATCGGCTCCTTGTTCTACAAGAAACTTAACCATTTCAACATTTTCTTGACCTACAGCAAGATGAAGTGCAGTAGTTCCATTTGAGGACTTTTTCACATCACCGCCATATTGAGCAATATCTTTGAGCAATTTTATGTCCCTTTTCTCAACGGCAGAGCATGCTAAACGACCTACATCAGTTAAAGATATATCCGCACCATTGTCTACAAGTAGTTTTGTCACTGATTCATGGTTACCCATAATTGCTTCCCCTAGTGGTATATTTCCATCAAAATctgtataaataaatatataagaacaattcattaaaagaaaattaataattataacacCAAAGGGTATGCTTGATAAAACAATAATTCAACATTAacaattcattttaataaaaattcgtTATTGTTTGTTTAGGACATGAAACACATTTAGAgccattcaaaatcaattttcacgAAAGCTCTAGCTATACCTTTTACGTTGGGATCAGCACCAAACTCTAGAAGTAAAACCACACAATGGTCACAACCTTTAGAAGCTGCTGTATGCTATATAAAGAGTAAAGTAAAGTTGTAATTAGTGTCTAGTAGTAGTGTATAGAAAAAAATACGTCTGGACATTAGACGAGATAAAATTCTAACCAGTGCCGTCTTTCCAGTTTTATTATCTATTTCATTTGGATCTGAtcctttcttcagcaattcatGCAACATTATATCATCACCTTTGTGAGCTGCAAATATTAAACTTATAGGCAAATCCATTTTTCCTCTTGCCAACAGTATCTCTATTTCAGCCATAACTCCTTCCAACATTCCATATTTTGATTTTTGCACATGCTGCAATTAGGTAGAAAGCATCAACATGTGCTTTCTTGCAGAATCAATTCTAGAAGAAAAAATAAGTATAAAAAAATCTCAAATATATTCTTATATACATTGAGAAAATTGTTCATGATTATTGCTCCATCTTCAACATTGTTATAAACAAGGTTTCGAAATGTTGATCGACTCATACGCAAGATCTGGCTAAACAGCTTGGTCCGAACTGTAAAAATTTGGGGGCTATAGCATAACACTCCTAGTTCTCCAAAAACATCTCCCGTATATACTTGGTCAATTGTCTAATATAATTGAAAACGAGTTCGGTTAGTCATGGATATAATTTTTTCCATGTTATAAATTAAAGGAATGCAGATGAAACCTGCCTGATCCATTGGTTTCTGGTGAATGATAAGATCCTGTCAGTTCAAGGAAATTAGAACTATTGTTTGTCACGTCTTTCTTTGGAAGTAGTTCAACGGATTATACAATTTaacaaagaaaatgaaaataaagagagataaaaaatattacaGCAGCTCCATAAACCACTATATAAAAGTCTGTAGGTGTTTCATTCTGTAAGATTACATCTTCCTTTGGAGGGAAAAACTCGGCTTTTAACTCTGTCACCTTCAAATTTTGAGATTTCAACATATGCAGGTTAAATAATCTATTCTTTCAAAACAGTATGAATAACATGAAGCAAACATGCAAATAACTAGTTAGAGACATTGCATATAAATATTTCGGATTGGCCTTTACACTTATGAGATTTTAACCTGATCAGAAAATAATCTATTCATTAAAAACAGTAGGAATAACAGGAAGCTAATGTGTAAAtaattgttcttggagatttaATTAGTTAGAgacattgcatatatttgttttgAACCGATTAAATGTAAGAGAGAAAATCTTTACTTTTTgcatattttttaatcaatggaAGGATCTTATCAACATCCATAAATCATTGCATAGCTCAAACTAAACTACTGAATCGGAAAAATGGAGTGTTATCAGTTATCATGTAGTAATAACTTATATATCATCTAAGTTCACGAGTTGGAGATAAGAGGACCCGAATTGCTGGAGCAGGCTTACAAATCAAAGGCATGCTTTAAAAAAAGTtatgggttaatagtaattcacccccctgtaatgttagcgaattttgcttttccccgctccctaccttttggcaacggttttttcaaaagaaccgttgccaaaacctgcctttggcgacggtggggggtaaaccgaaacacgctcatattacaggggtaaACATAAACTTAATGGTTTTCTTCGTCAACAAAACAGGGATATAGCAGACAGAATGATATTACCAATTGATGTAGCAGGTCCCTTGACACTCCACTAAACAAGTAAACCTGTTGAATAAGTTCAAAGAATCGGTAGTGTGCGATGCTTGACTGAATGGCTTTTGGGAGTGAATCGATTATCTCTTGCTGCTCCAGTCCTTCTACATTTGTTTTATACTTCATTTCAAAATGAGCATATATCTGTTCTtgcaaactttgaggtaaccgaTTCCTACGAGCAAAATGCGATGCAGCTTCAACAATTTCTCTCTAAGGCACCACAAATAAACCACATTCAGAATTGAAATTAATAAGTATGTCTAGTACACTATAAAAACATAATACTGATGCAGAATATTCAAGTGCACGATGCTTCAAACTTCACAAACTGTTAATAAGTATATACTTACATATCTCTTAGTTCTATCACTCCAGTGAACAACCAAGTTGGTCATATTTCCTATCAGATATGCAGCAAGTCCAAAATTGAAAGTCACATAGAGCATGGTAAAAATCATTTCATCTGAGTTTACGGCATGTAAATCACCATAACCCACCGATGAGAGTGTCGCAATGGACCAATAGACTGATGTAACATAACTGTCCAACATAGTTTGGTTGGAAGCATTCGAGACAAGTGATAGCCATGTAGGGTTTTTATGGTTAGGTCTTGTAGCGAGAAAATAGAAAACGCACGCGGCTACATGCGTCGCAAATAGTGTTACCTGCAAACAGATTCACATTTTAACTCATAAGTTaggttttttaaatactttactCCTTCCGTTTTCAAATATACGCAAAAAAGTATATGTAAATGATCCAAATTTAGACTAGATACATAAACTTCTTTACTTAGATTTGAGAACAGAGGAAGTATAAGCCATAACTAAACAAACTCAGAAAAAAGAATCACTATATAATTAAAAAGTACTTACACAAAGAAGTTTTGCACAGCGCACCAAAAAGTAGTTATAATGCCTATCCTTTTCTAACCTGACACAAGGAGCAAAGAAGATAAATAAGCAACACGTGTTCGCCGTTCGGTTCCATTTTTGGAGAAGGCAAAATTGATTTCACAAGCATTATTAAATTGATATTAGCTTGTTTGAATATTCTCAAGAAGAACTAATTTTTCCTCAAGAATTGATTCTGGAGATTTTGCCTTTACAATTGATTTCACATGAACGTTCTAAACGTCCGTTCAACATTCGACTAAATAAAAAACACTCGACTAACTCAAATCTAAACAAAAGGACCACTATCGAGAATAATTCTCTACCTACGCATGGAAGTAAATTTCAATAGAAAGAAGGAAAGTTCTGAGCTCTGAATGTTACCTTCGGAACATAGCACTCGCTCTACGAAGGCGCCAAAGGCGAAGAATACTGAAGTAACCATATGCTCGGGCAAAAGGTGGCAACACTTGATGAAAAACTTCATAAGGTATAGTAGACATGACATCACATACGAACCATGAGCTAAGATATCTATAAGCAATTTTCCTTTTATCGGCGACGAGAAGATAAGTTGTTTTCTCAACATAAGCCACAAAGAATGTGAGAACAATGTCAATCAAGAAAAATGCATTCACAATATTGTCTGCTATTGCAAGTGGACcttttgaagtcaaaagaaacCCAAATTCAAAAGGACAAACCAGTGCAGTGTATAAAACCCATATCAACAGAAACTTGTTCCATTGTCTGCAACATAAATTACaaaattatcattatcattatcataatCATTCACGTTACCGTGATTATAGTAATTAGGTCAATTTCGACGTGAATTCAATCGGAATCAAAATGGAAGAAATCTTACTGATAATGGCGGTTGTATGGGGAGATGATGAGGTGACCGAGATCGTTGACGTTGCTGTCGTAGACGGTGGTGGCGCCGAGAGACGGGAGAATGATTCCGGTGAGACTGCATTGGCTGTAACCGTGTTCGTTGACGTGATCGTCTTGCTCTTCTTGCTCGTGGGGATGAGACTCTGATGGAAACATCTTCGTGAGGTTCTTTTGGTTTAAGCATGCATGTGTTGTTGATATTTTCTggtgttgattttgattttgaaaaaaagcgATTATTGGAGATTTTTTCCATAAGTGATTATGCTGGAAAGGAAACCGTGTCCGTGTTGTACTATTTTTAGTGATGGTGCATGTATTGAATCGAATGCAATAAAACACTGTTTATTGTTGATTGATGTGTTTTTCAAATTTATTAGTTTTTGAATCATATTTCCAATTCTAGATTTTAATTCCATTAATAAAATCGATTTTTTTACCACTATACcaccttttttgaaaaaaaaaatcaatataccATTTATAATATGTCATGCTATCAAAAAATAAACTTTATatgtatccaaaaaaaaaaaaaactaaattacaaTTTTAGTCCCCTATTTTGTTCTATTCACAAAATCAAtccccctatttattttttaaacagttttagtctcTTCTTAAACACGTAGACTCAAATTTAATGATGTGTCATTTTTTTAATGATGTGTGATATTATTTCTTGATGAGTCACAATCAAAttctttattaatatattaatgaatgacatatcattttttattacaaaatagaagaaaaatatcaaaattcataaatttaaaaaacaaacaaaatgtaGAATTAAAATTGAATGAGAAGTATCATCTTCTTCATAAGATTTATAAGCAAACCAGAAAATCTCACGAACACATGCAAAAAGATCTTCCTCTTCCATCAATCATCCTGACATTTACAATATTCTCTTTCTTATTCATTCAATTTATTATCttctattcttttttattttctttcattttcacaTTAGATCCCAAATAAAAAATACCCAAATTTCAACTAtgaataaatcaataaaaaaaggAAAGTTAAGATTTCTgcagaaaaaatagaaaaaggaaGCTTTATGCATAAAAATCAGAAGTTCCAATTCTCTATATTCCAGATGAAGAGTGAAagctatttgttttttttttaaaatgagattaTATAGAAAGAAACGAAGATTGATACAAAACGATAGGGGGGACATTAACCAAAACCCTATCAAGAGGCAATAAACCTATAGAATGGCAAACCGAGTCGATTCTTAACAAAATCTGCTTGAATACAAGCCGGAACGGAAGAATAGTAAGTAATACCAGTTAAACTAAGGCCTAAGTTAGCAAACGCATCAGCACAGTTGTTGCCTTCCCTATATATGTGAGAGACTAAAAAGTTCCaattagaaattaaatttatACAATTAATCCATCTATTCCTTATAAGCCAAGGAACCAAAAGGGGAGATTTGAAAGCTTTCACAACCGTCGAAGAATCGGTTTCTAACCAAAGATAGTTCCAATGATTCTCATGAGCGAACTCAATTGCAAACATCGCACCGGAGAGTTCGGCAATGAGCGAAGAGGAAGAACCCAAACAAATGGCAAAAGCACCAAGAAAGGCTCCATCACTGTTGCGAGCAATGCCCCCACAGGAAGAGATACCATTAGGAGCGACCGAGGCACCATCACAATTAATTTTAATCCAATTACTAGGAGGCGGATTCCAAATGACTTCTATGGTCCTAGGAGCACGAGGAGGAGAAATAGAAACACGGAAATTCTTAAGGATAGTAAACTCTTGCATATCCAAAAAAGAGCCCATCTCGGAACTACCGGCTAAAGAGACAGCATCAAGAATACTAGAAAGCGTCGAGGAAATACTAACTTTAAAGTTCTGAAATCTGACCTTGTTCCGGGAGTGCCAAATAGCGTTAAAAGCAAAAATTACCGCAGCCTTGTAAACAGCTTTGCATTGGCCGGACGTCTTCTTGCCGAGTAAACTATAAACATCTTCCCAACACTTAATCAAGTTGTTGAAATGAAGCTTTTGTCCGACCCACATCCAGATTTGAGAAGCGAAATTACATTGGAAAAAAAGGTGATGAGAAGATTCTTCCTCCTGCTGACATAAATCACACCGAGACGGAAAAGCAAAATTTCTTCGTTTCCATTGATCGTCGGTGGCAATCTTATTGTGAAGTAATTTCCAGACCATACAGGATTTTGACGGCGGAATAGATTTAGCCCAAAGCCAACGCCACCAATCCGAGAGAGTGCCTCTAGTACGTTTGAAATTATAACAGAGAGAGGGGGTGAGCTCTCCCGTGGAGGAATGCTTCCAGACTCTAGCATCCGCGCGAAGGTCATGAGGAATAAAGATAGATCGAATATGGAGCTGAACCGGTAAAGGAATAGGAGTAGCAGATTTGGAAAAATCCCACTCACCATTAACAAGAATCTCACTAACTTTTTGATCAATCAAACCATTCGGGTCGTCCGCTTCGAGATGAAAGGTTCACCACACCAATTGTCGTACCAGAAACTAATGGATTCCCCATTACCAAAGCACCAAGCAGAATTCTCCATAACAGTATTAACTTCAGATTTTAAACTGGACCAGAGAGAGGAGAAAATGTGATGTTGTATGAATTTACCTTTTCTCAAAGTTCTTTTTCTGAGTAACAGGGCCCAAGGATCCGAAGAGGTGACAAGATTCCAAGCGAGCTGCAGATTGAAAGCCTCGTTCAGCTTAACGAGCGATCGAAGGCCAAGCCCGCCTTCGGCTACAGGAGTACACATATTCTTCCAAGCGACAGAGATAACTTTACTTTTTGAAGCATCACCGCTCCAAATAGAACGTTTGATTGAGCGCTCAATGTCACGTAAGAGGGAAAGAGGCCACGCATAAACAGTTATAGAGTGAATTAGCATGCTTTGAACGACGGACTTAACTAGCTCAACTCTGCCAGCAAAAGAGAGCAGCGAGCCCTTCCAAGCCGAGAGCTTATTGATCACTTTATCCGCAATAGGCTTCAAAAAAATCGCTTTCGGTTTGCCTTTGAAGATCGGGACACCAAGGTAAATAAATGGAGCTGAACCAATCTTAAAACCGGATAACTCCGACAGAATGTTTAGCCTGGAATTCAACATAGCCCCACCAAAGATGACAGATTTGTCACAGTTGACATATTGCCCCGAAACAGTGGAATACTCCTGCAAGGTAGAGATGATAGTTTTGATATTAGAGAATTTTCCTTTACAGAAAAGAAAAATGTCGTCCGCGTACAAGATATGAGAAGGCACAGTGACTTTATTAGGACCCTTAGAGCACTCCAGGATGTTAGAAGAAACAAGAGAACTAAGCTTTCTACTCAATACTTCTTCAGCGAGACAGAAGAGTAACGGGGATAGCGGATCCCCCTGGCGGACACCACGAGAGCAAGAAAACTAACCTTTAAGACTGCCGTTAACATTCACAGAGAGGTGAGCAGAGTGCAGAATACAATTAATCCATGAGCAGAATTTTTCATTGAAACCGAAATTATGcaagactttgagcaagaaatCCCATCGGAGAGTGTCGAAAGCCTTCGATATGTCCACTTTGATAGCAATATTACCACACCAAGTCTTAGTGTCTAGAAGATTAAAGGCCTCGGAAGCTAAAGCAATACAGTCATGAATCCTACGACCCTTGATAAAACCGCGTTGCTCCGGAGAAACCAACATCGGCATGATGGCAGCCAACCTATCCGCAATCACCTTGGAAATAATTTTGtacttgaaattggccacagcAATCGGACGGAAAAGATCTAACGAGTCAGCCCCTTTAATCTTTGGAATAAGGACAATAGAGCTAGCATTAAATCCCGGAAGCATCCAACCAGAGGAAAAAAATTGAATCACCGCATTAGAAACGTCATGCTTGATAATGTCCCAATATTTTTGATAGAAAAATGCTCCGAAACCGTCAGGACCAGGAGCGCTATCGCCATTCAGACTAAAGACAGCAGCAGAAATTTCCTCCAGAGAGGGAATGTTGGTCAGAATCCTGTTCGTCGCCTCGTCGACAATAGGAGGGATAGTTTGGTTCACAAAGGAAAAATCCTGCACAGAAAACTCGTTAGCAGTAAAAAGTTTTTCGAAATAACTGACCGAGTGGTTAGCAATTTCCGCAGGATCAGTGATAGGAATGCCTTCCTCCAAAAGCATAGAGATGGGGCGAAACTTTTGCTTAATTTTGGAGATTCGATGGAAAAATGCCGTGTTACGATCTCCCTCCAAGCTCCACTGAATTTTAGATTTGTTGCGCCAAAACTGTTCTTCCATGGAGAGGGCCGTAGAAAGATTGGATTGAGCTTCAATTTCCTTAGCCTTGAGAGCATCAGTTAAACCGTTCAGCAGAATAAAATTCTGAATACTATTTAACTTCTCTTCCTCCAATTTGACATTATCAGTAATATTACCCAACACATGTTTGTTCCAAAATATAAGATCCTTTTAAAGCAATTTAAGCTTGTTGGTAAGAATCACCATAGGACAACCGACAATCTTACGAGACCAAGCAGAAAGAATAACCTGTTTACAGTTATCGTGAAGGGACcaagagttcagaaatttgaaaggCGAGACGGTGCGCGCGAAATTGACATGAAATTCCATCAAGAGGGGATGGTGGTCAGAACAGACCCTTGGGAGGGAACAGACAGCAATGAAGTTGCAAGAGTCAATCCAACTAGCGTTACCAATGCTCCGGTCAAGACGCCTTTCAACAGTGAACGGGGAATCACGTTTGTTCGTCCAAGTGAAATCAGCACCAGTGGTAGGGAAGTGAAAGAGGGCATTATCATTGGTCCAATTTTGGAAATCTTGTATAGGCCTTACAGCAGGAATAAGTCTTCCTCTATGTTCATGGGCTCCCATAATCGCATTGAAATCCCCTACAAAAGCCCAAGGCAGAGGATGAGAAGTTTGTAAATCATTGAGGTCACTCCAAAGATCCCGTCTTTTATAAAGGTTTGTACTAGCATAAATCGCAGCAATCGACAAAAGTTTGTTATCCAAATTGAAAGAAAAGCCAACAAATTGATCCGACCTAGACAAAACAGtaggagtaaactcctccttgcaAAAACACCATAAAGATGGCATATCCAGCACATTGGTGGAGAAGAGCTTGAGACCAAGTCTAGCAAACCAGTTATTCGGCAACCTGATGAAATCTATTTTCGGCTCGGCAATAAAGACAAAGTCAGGATTTTGGGATTTTAGAATACGTTTCAGGGCTAATCGGGAGGGGGCATTAGCCAAACCCCTAATATTCCAGAAAACGCACTTCATAAGGAAGATTTCTTTGGTCCTGCTTGAGACCTAGAGGATTTCTTCTTAACCTTTGTAGTTTTCTTCTCTTTTAGGATTGCGACTGCTGAAGAGAAAGCTCCATCTGGTTCAGGAAT from Vicia villosa cultivar HV-30 ecotype Madison, WI linkage group LG4, Vvil1.0, whole genome shotgun sequence encodes the following:
- the LOC131596257 gene encoding potassium channel AKT6-like isoform X1, which translates into the protein MFPSESHPHEQEEQDDHVNEHGYSQCSLTGIILPSLGATTVYDSNVNDLGHLIISPYNRHYQQWNKFLLIWVLYTALVCPFEFGFLLTSKGPLAIADNIVNAFFLIDIVLTFFVAYVEKTTYLLVADKRKIAYRYLSSWFVCDVMSTIPYEVFHQVLPPFARAYGYFSILRLWRLRRASAMFRRLEKDRHYNYFLVRCAKLLCVTLFATHVAACVFYFLATRPNHKNPTWLSLVSNASNQTMLDSYVTSVYWSIATLSSVGYGDLHAVNSDEMIFTMLYVTFNFGLAAYLIGNMTNLVVHWSDRTKRYREIVEAASHFARRNRLPQSLQEQIYAHFEMKYKTNVEGLEQQEIIDSLPKAIQSSIAHYRFFELIQQVYLFSGVSRDLLHQLVTELKAEFFPPKEDVILQNETPTDFYIVVYGAADLIIHQKPMDQTIDQVYTGDVFGELGVLCYSPQIFTVRTKLFSQILRMSRSTFRNLVYNNVEDGAIIMNNFLNHVQKSKYGMLEGVMAEIEILLARGKMDLPISLIFAAHKGDDIMLHELLKKGSDPNEIDNKTGKTALHTAASKGCDHCVVLLLEFGADPNVKDFDGNIPLGEAIMGNHESVTKLLVDNGADISLTDVGRLACSAVEKRDIKLLKDIAQYGGDVKKSSNGTTALHLAVGQENVEMVKFLVEQGADIDLQDSFGWTARAYADHQCHEEIQNIFKKIEKDDKAPRAIPPMPNNNEGSCIGKSQSDSYLPATPQSRSLPPIQELKWLDNHQRRRVTPFRNSFSGMVSVPSQEKIDSPTSENSRTTTTTTAPTVTELPTRVMISCQGKSEYPKRLVFLPKSLQELLLIGAEKFNYSPTKILTEDGAEVEDICLIREGDHLILV
- the LOC131596257 gene encoding potassium channel AKT6-like isoform X2; protein product: MFPSESHPHEQEEQDDHVNEHGYSQCSLTGIILPSLGATTVYDSNVNDLGHLIISPYNRHYQQWNKFLLIWVLYTALVCPFEFGFLLTSKGPLAIADNIVNAFFLIDIVLTFFVAYVEKTTYLLVADKRKIAYRYLSSWFVCDVMSTIPYEVFHQVLPPFARAYGYFSILRLWRLRRASAMFRRLEKDRHYNYFLVRCAKLLCVTLFATHVAACVFYFLATRPNHKNPTWLSLVSNASNQTMLDSYVTSVYWSIATLSSVGYGDLHAVNSDEMIFTMLYVTFNFGLAAYLIGNMTNLVVHWSDRTKRYREIVEAASHFARRNRLPQSLQEQIYAHFEMKYKTNVEGLEQQEIIDSLPKAIQSSIAHYRFFELIQQVYLFSGVSRDLLHQLDLIIHQKPMDQTIDQVYTGDVFGELGVLCYSPQIFTVRTKLFSQILRMSRSTFRNLVYNNVEDGAIIMNNFLNHVQKSKYGMLEGVMAEIEILLARGKMDLPISLIFAAHKGDDIMLHELLKKGSDPNEIDNKTGKTALHTAASKGCDHCVVLLLEFGADPNVKDFDGNIPLGEAIMGNHESVTKLLVDNGADISLTDVGRLACSAVEKRDIKLLKDIAQYGGDVKKSSNGTTALHLAVGQENVEMVKFLVEQGADIDLQDSFGWTARAYADHQCHEEIQNIFKKIEKDDKAPRAIPPMPNNNEGSCIGKSQSDSYLPATPQSRSLPPIQELKWLDNHQRRRVTPFRNSFSGMVSVPSQEKIDSPTSENSRTTTTTTAPTVTELPTRVMISCQGKSEYPKRLVFLPKSLQELLLIGAEKFNYSPTKILTEDGAEVEDICLIREGDHLILV